The sequence AGCAGGCTGTGGAACCTGTTTAGATGATTCAAAGGAATCCAGGATGGGTCTGACCACTGCTGGAAGGAAGAGCCCTGGAGGTTGTTATTTTTTTGATGCAAAGGAGGAAAAGTGTTAAATAagaatcagataaaactccaaaaACAATCAATACTTAGCACTCTTTCACAACAAATCACTAAACATGCTATTGATTGGTCCAACAGACTCCATCCATGTCTAATAGCTTGAATTTCAGCGAGCATACAAGTATACAACTATAAACCTTTGTACCATAATGAGCCGAACCGAAGACGTTATAGTTCACACTGGATCAATTATGCTAATTAAAAAAGAGCATGGCTTGATATGACATGGTGTGGTTACCTCAATGGGGTAGAGAAAGGCATAACCACATAGAAATGATACGATTATCCCCTTAATTGCCAAAACGAGGCCCGGCCTATTTTATACTTAATTGAGAACTATCGGATTTTAGGAGACTGGTTTCCCCCTGCATCAGTTAAACTGGAGCTGGTTACTGTTCTGTGTTTAATCAGAAGCACAACTTTATGAGGCGCAAAATTATCACCTCGGCTTGCAATGCAGCCTCCAGACACCCAGTTAGTCTCTTGTGGCCCTTTTTTAGTTTAAATGGTCTGCTAATCATGTTATATAAAAAGTGCTAATTCATTAACAGTGTTTACTGATGAGTGTTATGTTCGTATGACCGTGAATTTTAACTGAAACTTCCCTATATAAGAAGTGTGTATCATATACTACATTCTTAGGAGATACAAAATGCTAAATAGATAACTAATACTATACAAAGATAAGCTTGTAATACAACAACATAGAGTAGTATCACCTAATCAACTCTTTATCCATATGAACAGACAGCAACCAATTCTTTGCTTATGGTCAACTAATTTCAGTCCTAAACACAAAAACAGCAGTAATTTTCTACGTAATGATTTACTTCTGAAGAGGATGGGGACAATTGTTCATGACATGAACTTTCCAATTCTTACATATCCAACTTATCAAGCCCAAAATCCCAATTTCGACGACAATACAATAGTAAACTTAGTTCATTGACTCATCCACGTTATCAAGGTTAATCCTTAATTTCATTCATGACTAGTTAGTCCATTCTTCATAGCACAAAAATGATAGTTCACCAAAAATTCATGAAACATTCACCAATAGAGATTAAATTCCATCATCTTAGTAGCTAATTCCATATTGGAACCCTAAAAATGGAGTTTTCCAATTAAACCCAAAACAGATTTGAGAAGAAAAAACGACAGATTTGAATCCGTCCGATCAACTAAGAAAGTTAAATCTAACATTAAATACAGGAACCCCTAACTTTGAGGACGTCGATTGGTGATTTTTCAACTAAATCTGTAGTGATGAGAATGCTGATCGGAATAAAAATCTAGGGCTATATTTGAAGGTAAGGACTGAAAAATAATCTTACCAACACCAGCGAGGAGACATGAAGCTGCCACGACTGGTTCTTGGGCTACGAACATCTTCAGTTTCTCCATCACCGGCATcttttcctttctctctcttctctctctcaAAAATGTTCTTCAGCCTGTAGTTCCTTCCTACTTTGACCTCTCTAGTGTTTTACTTATGAGTGTTATGTTCGTTTGTATGACACAGTACAGGCCTCCAAGTAAGGACTGTTTAGTCTAGTAGCCCAAGCCTTGCCCATGTTGCGTAAGGCTGGATTTGAGGGTATTCCAAGTCCAATTTAAATACAAACCTCTACTACGGTGGGGATCGAACCcttgacttcctccttactggagttgatgggatactactgagctatgctcttggacccatgGGACCACCATAGTTTGGTCCAGCGGGAAAACATGTTCTTTGTttgtccataattatttaaaaatactaAATGGACCAAAATACCATTACGTGTTAATTCCTACTAATTTTTTGTGGCAgttcattctgtctgatgaactccagagttcattcttttaaatgaacacctaataaaaccaaactaaatCACATATGAAAACATGGTTCATTCTGTAAAATGAACACAACACAAAACTTCATTGTTATGAtagaaaaacagagttcattatttcaaatgaacacctgataaaacctatatgaaaacagagttcattctatcaaatgaacacctgataaaacctatatgaaatcagagttcattcgtcaaaatgaacacctATCAAAAATTAACTAATTCAAACCTAAAATTAAGTTAGTAACTCAAGAcctaaaaacagagttcattctttaacatgaaaacacaaaaatatccataaaaatcagagttcattcaaAGATCTTCAACAGAAGGAGATCAAATCTTCtacacgagttcatcttcaacagcagcagcatatttctagggtttgacgagttcatcttTAACAACAACAGATTTCTagggttcatcttcaacaacaacaccaacagaGAATGAAAAAACAGATTTGACGAGTTCAtattcaacgacaacaacacgagttcatcgtcgtcttcatcagcaAATTTGAGTTCATCGTCTTCAAAACGTCATCTTCAAAAAAGCAGATTTGAGTTCTTCcacacgagttcatcttcaacaacaacaacacgagttcatcgtcgtcttcatcagcaGATTGAGTTCATCGTCGTCCTCAACATCTTCAACAGATGCAGC comes from Papaver somniferum cultivar HN1 chromosome 7, ASM357369v1, whole genome shotgun sequence and encodes:
- the LOC113299025 gene encoding uncharacterized protein LOC113299025; this translates as MPVMEKLKMFVAQEPVVAASCLLAGVGLFLPAVVRPILDSFESSKQVPQPALKEVLAGMTGKNQ